One segment of Solanum stenotomum isolate F172 chromosome 1, ASM1918654v1, whole genome shotgun sequence DNA contains the following:
- the LOC125863662 gene encoding abscisic-aldehyde oxidase-like isoform X1, with product MEERQKKGGSLVFAVNGERFELPCIDPSTTLLQFLRSQTCFKSPKLGCGEGGCGACVVLVSKYDPKLKKVEDFSVSSCLTLLCSLNGFSITTSEGLGNTRDGFHSIHERFAGFHASQCGFCTPGMCMSFFSALVNADKGNKPNPPPGFSKLTSSEAEKAIEGNLCRCTGYRPIADACKTFAADIDIEDLGFNAFWKNGDSKEMKVSKLPPYDPTKNFNTYPEFLKSESTTNLDSSRYLWYTPVSIEDLQSLLNSNVTEKGAIFKLVVGNTGTGYYKETQRYDHYIDLRYVPELSIIKRDQAGIDIGSTVTIYKLISFLKEESKINFGSCGKLVSDKLAYHMEKIASPFVRNSASVGGNLVMAQKNGFPSDIATLFLGLCATVSLMTRHGLVKLTWEELLSKPPLDSRIVLLSVSIPFKKDRNSKFLFETYRAAPRPHGNALAYVNAAFQADVSLCQNGFLINYIRLAFGAYGTKHATRAKMIEGYLTGKMLNIHVLYGALKLVKLAVVPEDGTLHPEYRSSLAVSYVFEFLYPFTDGYSALSGSLFNGINDISVEKVFKSSKDGCTSQGRKQTLLSSAKQVVESSTEYYPVGEPMKKVGAAMQAAGEAVYVDDIPSPPNCLYGSFIYSTKALAGVKGIQLESNQLTDGVTAIITFKDIPIGGANVGAIRFSDPEPLFADDLVRYAGDRIAIVVADSQRSADVAARTALVEYDTANIDSPILTVEEAVEKSSFIQIPPFLYPKQVGDFSKGMTEADHKILSAEVRLGSEYYFYMETQTALAIPDEDNCMVVYTSSQCPESAHRVITTCLGVPKHNIRVITRRVGGGFGGKGVRAMPVSTACALAAYKLRRPVRIYVNRNTDMIMTGGRHPMKVTYSVGFKSSGKITALHLDLLINAGISEDVSPLLPLNVMKALKKYDWGALSFDVKLCKTNLTSKSTMRGPGEVQGSYIAEAIIEHVSSSLSMEVDSVRNKNVHTFESLNFFYDNIASVGEYTLPSIMDKLAVSSSFFERREMIKQFNHKNTWKKRGISRVPIVHEAMQRPTPGKISILQDGSIVVEVGGIEIGQGLWTKVKQMTAYALGLIESSWAEDLVEKVRVIQADTLSIVQGGLTAGSTTSESSCEAVKLCCNVLVERLTPLKKQLQEQNVSVDWPTLIRQAQMQSVNLAAHSYYVPESSSKNYLNFGAAVSEVEIDILTGETTILQSDIIYDCGQSLNPAIDLGQIEGAFVQGIGFFMHEEYLTNEEGLMVSNSTWTYKIPTIDTIPQNFNVHVVNSGHHKKRVLSSKASGEPPLLLAVSVHCATRAAVKAAREQLKLWGKLDGSDSEFYLDVPAILPVVKTQCGLDYVEKYLETLLAQKSYQSCINIDLK from the exons ATGGAGGAAAGACAGAAAAAAGGGGGTTCATTGGTTTTTGCAGTTAATGGAGAGAGGTTTGAGTTGCCATGTATTGATCCTTCTACAACTTTGCTTCAGTTCTTGCGCTCTCAGACTTGTTTCAAGAGTCCTAAACTTGGTTGTGGTGAAG GTGGTTGTGGGGCTTGTGTTGTTCTGGTATCGAAGTATGATCCGAAGCTTAAAAAGGTTGAAGATTTTAGCGTGAGTTCATGCCTTACACTTCTTTGCAGTTTAAATGGTTTTTCAATTACTACAAGTGAAGGCCTTGGGAACACCAGAGATGGTTTCCACTCTATTCATGAAAGATTTGCCGGTTTCCATGCTTCTCAATGCGGCTTTTGCACTCCCGGCATGTGTATGTCATTTTTCTCCGCTCTTGTCAACGCCGATAAAGGAAACAAGCCAAATCCTCCACCGGGATTCTCTAAGCTTACTTCGTCCGAAGCTGAAAAGGCAATAGAAGGAAACCTTTGTCGGTGCACTGGATACCGGCCCATTGCTGATGCCTGCAAGACTTTTGCTGCTGATATTGATATAGAGGATTTGGGATTCAATGCTTTTTGGAAAAACGGAGATTCCAAGGAAATGAAAGTAAGTAAATTACCTCCCTATGATCCAACTAAAAACTTCAATACATATCCCGAGTTCTTGAAAAGTGAATCCACCACGAATTTAGACTCTTCAAGGTACCTTTGGTATACTCCTGTTTCCATTGAGGATCTACAGAGCTTGTTGAACTCCAACGTGACAGAAAAGGGTGCAATCTTTAAACTAGTCGTTGGTAATACTGGAACAGGTTATTATAAAGAAACTCAGCGATATGATCACTATATTGATCTCAGGTACGTTCCCGAACTCTCGATCATCAAAAGAGATCAGGCAGGCATCGACATTGGATCAACTGTGACAATCTATAAACTCATTTCATTCTTGAAAGAGGAAAGTAAAATCAATTTTGGTTCATGTGGGAAGTTAGTGTCCGATAAACTGGCTTACCACATGGAGAAGATTGCTTCACCATTTGTTAGAAATTCTGCTAGTGTGGGAGGAAATTTGGTTATGGCACAGAAGAATGGTTTTCCTTCAGATATAGCTACATTATTTCTTGGGCTTTGTGCTACTGTTAGCTTGATGACTCGTCATGGACTTGTAAAGCTCACATGGGAGGAGTTATTGTCGAAACCACCACTGGACTCGAGAATTGTGCTTCTAAGTGTTTCGATCCCATTTAAAAAAGATCGAAATTctaaatttttgtttgaaacTTATCGAGCTGCTCCACGACCTCATGGAAATGCATTGGCATATGTTAATGCTGCTTTCCAGGCTGATGTTTCTCTCTGCCAGAACGGCTTCCTGATAAACTATATCCGGTTGGCATTTGGTGCTTATGGCACAAAACACGCAACAAGGGCTAAAATGATAGAGGGATATCTAACCGGGAAAATGTTAAACATACATGTTTTATATGGAGCTCTTAAATTAGTCAAACTAGCAGTTGTACCGGAAGATGGCACTTTACACCCTGAGTACAGATCAAGCTTGGCTGTCAGTTATGTCTTTGAGTTCCTTTATCCCTTCACTGATGGTTATTCTGCCCTTTCTGGTAGTTTATTCAATGGAATTAATGATATCTCAGTCgaaaaagttttcaaaagtagTAAAGATGGTTGTACTAGTCAGGGGAGAAAACAAACACTACTATCTTCTGCTAAGCAGGTTGTGGAATCAAGTACCGAGTACTATCCAGTAGGTGAACCGATGAAGAAGGTTGGAGCTGCCATGCAAGCTGCTG GTGAAGCTGTTTATGTAGATGACATTCCTTCACCGCCAAACTGCCTGTATGGATCATTTATATACAGTACGAAAGCATTAGCAGGTGTAAAGGGAATCCAGCTCGAGTCGAATCAATTAACAGATGGAGTCACCGCCATTATTACTTTTAAAGATATCCCAATCGGAGGGGCAAATGTAGGAGCTATTAGATTTTCTGATCCTGAGCCCTTATTTGCAGATGATCTCGTCCGATACGCTGGCGACAGAATCGCAATTGTG GTTGCTGACAGTCAGAGGTCTGCTGACGTGGCTGCAAGAACGGCCCTCGTTGAATACGACACTGCAAATATAGATTCGCCCATTTTAACCGTTGAGGAAGCTGTTGAGAAATCTAGCTTTATCCAAATCCCACCATTTCTATATCCAAAACAGGTTGGTGATTTCTCGAAAGGAATGACTGAAGCTGATCACAAGATTCTCTCAGCTGAG GTAAGACTTGGTTCTGAGTACTATTTTTATATGGAGACACAGACTGCCCTTGCAATTCCAGACGAAGACAACTGCATGGTTGTTTATACTTCAAGTCAGTGCCCTGAGAGCGCACATCGTGTGATTACCACTTGTCTTGGTGTTCCTAAACACAATATCCGTGTAATTACAAGAAGGGTCGGAGGTGGTTTTGGGGGCAAGGGAGTCAGAGCAATGCCT GTCTCCACAGCCTGTGCACTTGCAGCATACAAGTTAAGGCGACCTGTCAGGATATATGTCAACCGGAACACTGACATGATAATGACAGGAGGAAGACACCCAATGAAAGTAACATATAGTGTAGGATTCAAGTCGAGCGGAAAGATCACAGCATTACATCTTGATCTATTGATAAATGCTGGGATCTCGGAAGATGTAAGCCCCCTCCTACCATTAAATGTGATGAAAGCACTAAAGAAATATGATTGGGGTGCACTTTCTTTTGATGTTAAACTATGCAAGACAAATCTTACCAGCAAATCGACTATGCGGGGCCCTGGGGAGGTGCAAGGATCTTACATTGCTGAAGCTATAATAGAACATGTATCGAGTTCACTGTCGATGGAGGTGGACTCGGTCAGAAATAAAAATGTCCATACATTTGAAAGCCTCAATTTTTTCTATGATAACATTGCATCAGTAGGAGAATATACACTGCCTAGTATCATGGATAAGTTGGCTGTGTCCTCAAGCTTTTTCGAACGAAGAGAGATGATAAAACAGTTTAACCACAAAAATACATGGAAAAAAAGGGGTATTTCTCGAGTGCCAATCGTGCATGAAGCTATGCAACGACCGACCCCCGGAAAAATCAGTATTCTGCAAGATGGATCAATTGTTGTAGAGGTTGGAGGGATTGAAATTGGCCAAGGGCTATGGACAAAGGTGAAACAGATGACGGCCTATGCTCTTGGTTTAATTGAAAGTAGTTGGGCCGAAGACCTTGTGGAGAAAGTAAGAGTCATACAAGCAGACACCTTAAGCATAGTGCAAGGTGGGTTGACGGCAGGGAGCACTACATCGGAATCAAGCTGTGAAGCTGTTAAACTTTGCTGTAATGTCTTGGTTGAAAGACTGACTCCTCTGAAGAAACAGTTGCAGGAACAAAATGTCTCTGTTGATTGGCCAACACTGATTCGACAG GCACAAATGCAATCAGTAAACTTAGCAGCACATTCTTATTATGTACCAGAATCTAGTTCCAAGAATTATTTGAACTTCGGCGCTGCTGTCAGTGAG GTGGAGATTGATATTCTGACTGGAGAGACTACCATTTTGCAATCGGATATTATTTACGACTGCGGGCAGAGCTTGAATCCAGCCATTGATTTGGGACAG ATTGAAGGGGCTTTCGTTCAAGGAATTGGATTTTTCATGCATGAAGAGTATCTTACAAACGAAGAGGGGTTAATGGTCTCAAACAGCACTTGGACATACAAGATCCCGACGATTGACACCATACCTCAGAATTTCAATGTTCATGTGGTAAACAGTGGACATCATAAAAAACGTGTTCTCTCGTCCAAAG CATCTGGTGAGCCACCGTTGCTGCTGGCAGTTAGTGTCCATTGTGCAACACGAGCAGCCGTTAAAGCAGCACGTGAACAGCTCAAACTATGGGGCAAGCTTGACGGGTCTGATTCAGAATTTTATCTTGACGTCCCTGCCATATTACCCGTTGTGAAGACACAGTGTGGCCTGGATTATGTGGAGAAATACTTGGAAACTTTGCTGGCTCAGAAATCTTACCAAAGTTGTATCAACATAGATCTCAAATGA
- the LOC125863662 gene encoding abscisic-aldehyde oxidase-like isoform X2, whose amino-acid sequence MEERQKKGGSLVFAVNGERFELPCIDPSTTLLQFLRSQTCFKSPKLGCGEGGCGACVVLVSKYDPKLKKVEDFSVSSCLTLLCSLNGFSITTSEGLGNTRDGFHSIHERFAGFHASQCGFCTPGMCMSFFSALVNADKGNKPNPPPGFSKLTSSEAEKAIEGNLCRCTGYRPIADACKTFAADIDIEDLGFNAFWKNGDSKEMKVSKLPPYDPTKNFNTYPEFLKSESTTNLDSSRYLWYTPVSIEDLQSLLNSNVTEKGAIFKLVVGNTGTGYYKETQRYDHYIDLRYVPELSIIKRDQAGIDIGSTVTIYKLISFLKEESKINFGSCGKLVSDKLAYHMEKIASPFVRNSASVGGNLVMAQKNGFPSDIATLFLGLCATVSLMTRHGLVKLTWEELLSKPPLDSRIVLLSVSIPFKKDRNSKFLFETYRAAPRPHGNALAYVNAAFQADVSLCQNGFLINYIRLAFGAYGTKHATRAKMIEGYLTGKMLNIHVLYGALKLVKLAVVPEDGTLHPEYRSSLAVSYVFEFLYPFTDGYSALSGSLFNGINDISVEKVFKSSKDGCTSQGRKQTLLSSAKQVVESSTEYYPVGEPMKKVGAAMQAAGEAVYVDDIPSPPNCLYGSFIYSTKALAGVKGIQLESNQLTDGVTAIITFKDIPIGGANVGAIRFSDPEPLFADDLVRYAGDRIAIVVADSQRSADVAARTALVEYDTANIDSPILTVEEAVEKSSFIQIPPFLYPKQVGDFSKGMTEADHKILSAETALAIPDEDNCMVVYTSSQCPESAHRVITTCLGVPKHNIRVITRRVGGGFGGKGVRAMPVSTACALAAYKLRRPVRIYVNRNTDMIMTGGRHPMKVTYSVGFKSSGKITALHLDLLINAGISEDVSPLLPLNVMKALKKYDWGALSFDVKLCKTNLTSKSTMRGPGEVQGSYIAEAIIEHVSSSLSMEVDSVRNKNVHTFESLNFFYDNIASVGEYTLPSIMDKLAVSSSFFERREMIKQFNHKNTWKKRGISRVPIVHEAMQRPTPGKISILQDGSIVVEVGGIEIGQGLWTKVKQMTAYALGLIESSWAEDLVEKVRVIQADTLSIVQGGLTAGSTTSESSCEAVKLCCNVLVERLTPLKKQLQEQNVSVDWPTLIRQAQMQSVNLAAHSYYVPESSSKNYLNFGAAVSEVEIDILTGETTILQSDIIYDCGQSLNPAIDLGQIEGAFVQGIGFFMHEEYLTNEEGLMVSNSTWTYKIPTIDTIPQNFNVHVVNSGHHKKRVLSSKASGEPPLLLAVSVHCATRAAVKAAREQLKLWGKLDGSDSEFYLDVPAILPVVKTQCGLDYVEKYLETLLAQKSYQSCINIDLK is encoded by the exons ATGGAGGAAAGACAGAAAAAAGGGGGTTCATTGGTTTTTGCAGTTAATGGAGAGAGGTTTGAGTTGCCATGTATTGATCCTTCTACAACTTTGCTTCAGTTCTTGCGCTCTCAGACTTGTTTCAAGAGTCCTAAACTTGGTTGTGGTGAAG GTGGTTGTGGGGCTTGTGTTGTTCTGGTATCGAAGTATGATCCGAAGCTTAAAAAGGTTGAAGATTTTAGCGTGAGTTCATGCCTTACACTTCTTTGCAGTTTAAATGGTTTTTCAATTACTACAAGTGAAGGCCTTGGGAACACCAGAGATGGTTTCCACTCTATTCATGAAAGATTTGCCGGTTTCCATGCTTCTCAATGCGGCTTTTGCACTCCCGGCATGTGTATGTCATTTTTCTCCGCTCTTGTCAACGCCGATAAAGGAAACAAGCCAAATCCTCCACCGGGATTCTCTAAGCTTACTTCGTCCGAAGCTGAAAAGGCAATAGAAGGAAACCTTTGTCGGTGCACTGGATACCGGCCCATTGCTGATGCCTGCAAGACTTTTGCTGCTGATATTGATATAGAGGATTTGGGATTCAATGCTTTTTGGAAAAACGGAGATTCCAAGGAAATGAAAGTAAGTAAATTACCTCCCTATGATCCAACTAAAAACTTCAATACATATCCCGAGTTCTTGAAAAGTGAATCCACCACGAATTTAGACTCTTCAAGGTACCTTTGGTATACTCCTGTTTCCATTGAGGATCTACAGAGCTTGTTGAACTCCAACGTGACAGAAAAGGGTGCAATCTTTAAACTAGTCGTTGGTAATACTGGAACAGGTTATTATAAAGAAACTCAGCGATATGATCACTATATTGATCTCAGGTACGTTCCCGAACTCTCGATCATCAAAAGAGATCAGGCAGGCATCGACATTGGATCAACTGTGACAATCTATAAACTCATTTCATTCTTGAAAGAGGAAAGTAAAATCAATTTTGGTTCATGTGGGAAGTTAGTGTCCGATAAACTGGCTTACCACATGGAGAAGATTGCTTCACCATTTGTTAGAAATTCTGCTAGTGTGGGAGGAAATTTGGTTATGGCACAGAAGAATGGTTTTCCTTCAGATATAGCTACATTATTTCTTGGGCTTTGTGCTACTGTTAGCTTGATGACTCGTCATGGACTTGTAAAGCTCACATGGGAGGAGTTATTGTCGAAACCACCACTGGACTCGAGAATTGTGCTTCTAAGTGTTTCGATCCCATTTAAAAAAGATCGAAATTctaaatttttgtttgaaacTTATCGAGCTGCTCCACGACCTCATGGAAATGCATTGGCATATGTTAATGCTGCTTTCCAGGCTGATGTTTCTCTCTGCCAGAACGGCTTCCTGATAAACTATATCCGGTTGGCATTTGGTGCTTATGGCACAAAACACGCAACAAGGGCTAAAATGATAGAGGGATATCTAACCGGGAAAATGTTAAACATACATGTTTTATATGGAGCTCTTAAATTAGTCAAACTAGCAGTTGTACCGGAAGATGGCACTTTACACCCTGAGTACAGATCAAGCTTGGCTGTCAGTTATGTCTTTGAGTTCCTTTATCCCTTCACTGATGGTTATTCTGCCCTTTCTGGTAGTTTATTCAATGGAATTAATGATATCTCAGTCgaaaaagttttcaaaagtagTAAAGATGGTTGTACTAGTCAGGGGAGAAAACAAACACTACTATCTTCTGCTAAGCAGGTTGTGGAATCAAGTACCGAGTACTATCCAGTAGGTGAACCGATGAAGAAGGTTGGAGCTGCCATGCAAGCTGCTG GTGAAGCTGTTTATGTAGATGACATTCCTTCACCGCCAAACTGCCTGTATGGATCATTTATATACAGTACGAAAGCATTAGCAGGTGTAAAGGGAATCCAGCTCGAGTCGAATCAATTAACAGATGGAGTCACCGCCATTATTACTTTTAAAGATATCCCAATCGGAGGGGCAAATGTAGGAGCTATTAGATTTTCTGATCCTGAGCCCTTATTTGCAGATGATCTCGTCCGATACGCTGGCGACAGAATCGCAATTGTG GTTGCTGACAGTCAGAGGTCTGCTGACGTGGCTGCAAGAACGGCCCTCGTTGAATACGACACTGCAAATATAGATTCGCCCATTTTAACCGTTGAGGAAGCTGTTGAGAAATCTAGCTTTATCCAAATCCCACCATTTCTATATCCAAAACAGGTTGGTGATTTCTCGAAAGGAATGACTGAAGCTGATCACAAGATTCTCTCAGCTGAG ACTGCCCTTGCAATTCCAGACGAAGACAACTGCATGGTTGTTTATACTTCAAGTCAGTGCCCTGAGAGCGCACATCGTGTGATTACCACTTGTCTTGGTGTTCCTAAACACAATATCCGTGTAATTACAAGAAGGGTCGGAGGTGGTTTTGGGGGCAAGGGAGTCAGAGCAATGCCT GTCTCCACAGCCTGTGCACTTGCAGCATACAAGTTAAGGCGACCTGTCAGGATATATGTCAACCGGAACACTGACATGATAATGACAGGAGGAAGACACCCAATGAAAGTAACATATAGTGTAGGATTCAAGTCGAGCGGAAAGATCACAGCATTACATCTTGATCTATTGATAAATGCTGGGATCTCGGAAGATGTAAGCCCCCTCCTACCATTAAATGTGATGAAAGCACTAAAGAAATATGATTGGGGTGCACTTTCTTTTGATGTTAAACTATGCAAGACAAATCTTACCAGCAAATCGACTATGCGGGGCCCTGGGGAGGTGCAAGGATCTTACATTGCTGAAGCTATAATAGAACATGTATCGAGTTCACTGTCGATGGAGGTGGACTCGGTCAGAAATAAAAATGTCCATACATTTGAAAGCCTCAATTTTTTCTATGATAACATTGCATCAGTAGGAGAATATACACTGCCTAGTATCATGGATAAGTTGGCTGTGTCCTCAAGCTTTTTCGAACGAAGAGAGATGATAAAACAGTTTAACCACAAAAATACATGGAAAAAAAGGGGTATTTCTCGAGTGCCAATCGTGCATGAAGCTATGCAACGACCGACCCCCGGAAAAATCAGTATTCTGCAAGATGGATCAATTGTTGTAGAGGTTGGAGGGATTGAAATTGGCCAAGGGCTATGGACAAAGGTGAAACAGATGACGGCCTATGCTCTTGGTTTAATTGAAAGTAGTTGGGCCGAAGACCTTGTGGAGAAAGTAAGAGTCATACAAGCAGACACCTTAAGCATAGTGCAAGGTGGGTTGACGGCAGGGAGCACTACATCGGAATCAAGCTGTGAAGCTGTTAAACTTTGCTGTAATGTCTTGGTTGAAAGACTGACTCCTCTGAAGAAACAGTTGCAGGAACAAAATGTCTCTGTTGATTGGCCAACACTGATTCGACAG GCACAAATGCAATCAGTAAACTTAGCAGCACATTCTTATTATGTACCAGAATCTAGTTCCAAGAATTATTTGAACTTCGGCGCTGCTGTCAGTGAG GTGGAGATTGATATTCTGACTGGAGAGACTACCATTTTGCAATCGGATATTATTTACGACTGCGGGCAGAGCTTGAATCCAGCCATTGATTTGGGACAG ATTGAAGGGGCTTTCGTTCAAGGAATTGGATTTTTCATGCATGAAGAGTATCTTACAAACGAAGAGGGGTTAATGGTCTCAAACAGCACTTGGACATACAAGATCCCGACGATTGACACCATACCTCAGAATTTCAATGTTCATGTGGTAAACAGTGGACATCATAAAAAACGTGTTCTCTCGTCCAAAG CATCTGGTGAGCCACCGTTGCTGCTGGCAGTTAGTGTCCATTGTGCAACACGAGCAGCCGTTAAAGCAGCACGTGAACAGCTCAAACTATGGGGCAAGCTTGACGGGTCTGATTCAGAATTTTATCTTGACGTCCCTGCCATATTACCCGTTGTGAAGACACAGTGTGGCCTGGATTATGTGGAGAAATACTTGGAAACTTTGCTGGCTCAGAAATCTTACCAAAGTTGTATCAACATAGATCTCAAATGA